In the Oryzias latipes chromosome 23, ASM223467v1 genome, one interval contains:
- the alg10 gene encoding dol-P-Glc:Glc(2)Man(9)GlcNAc(2)-PP-Dol alpha-1,2-glucosyltransferase — protein sequence MEKFEGYVFAALCSTNFLVSCLIFSKVTREQREAYMDEIFHVPQAQKYCQGKFSEWDPMITTLPGLYLVSVGIIKPVAWLSDLTGEVVCSTAMLRFINLLFNCGNLYLIYLLLCKLHPREKTRTASRRVLSALSLSAFPVLYFFNFLYYTDAGSTFFILFTYLMTLYGCHKAAALLGVCSVLFRQTNIIWLAFCAGTVVAAKMDEAWRVEHTKKREEKSAPSQVPLSLCGVKRVLHFSAEFLSSPGHLKAVLLAAWPYAAVAVGFLAFVVWNDGVVVGDRASHEVCLNFPQIFYFFCFCLLLSFPVSLCFQRVLRFLQAVRKQPLLFLLLASASLLLVWKFTHVHKYLLADNRHYPFYVWKNLFRRHQLVRFLLVPAYIYAGWNFLDSLKSRSLFWTLAFFSCLLVSTVPQKLLEFRYFIVPYLMYRLHMPLPSLPRLAMEFLLYAVVNAVTIYIFIAKTFRWPYSVETQRFMW from the exons ATGGAGAAGTTTGAAGGCTACGTGTTCGCTGCTCTGTGCAGCACCAACTTCTTGGTTTCGTGTCTGATCTTCTCCAAAGTCACCAGAGAGCAGAGGGAGGCTTACATGGACGAGATCTTCCATGTTCCGCAAGCCCAGAAGTACTGCCAGGGAAAATTCAGCGAG TGGGACCCGATGATCACCACCCTCCCTGGTCTGTACCTGGTCTCTGTGGGCATCATCAAGCCGGTGGCGTGGCTCTCTGACCTCACGGGCGAGGTCGTTTGCTCCACCGCCATGCTGCGCTTCATCAACCTGCTCTTCAACTGCGGCAACCTGTACCTGATctacctgctgctctgcaagcTCCACCCCCGGGAGAAG ACCCGAACAGCGTCACGCCGCGTCCTGTCTGCGCTTTCGCTCTCCGCCTTCCCCGTGCTGTACTTCTTCAACTTCCTGTACTACACAGACGCCGGATCTactttcttcatcctcttcaccTACCTCATGACGCTGTACGGCTGCCACAAAGCCGCGGCGCTCCTCGGCGTCTGCTCTGTGCTTTTTCGTCAGACCAACATCATCTGGTTGGCCTTCTGCGCGGGGACTGTGGTGGCCGCCAAAATGGACGAGGCCTGGAGGGTGGAGCACACCAAGAAGAGGGAGGAGAAGTCTGCTCCCTCCCAGGTGCCGCTGTCGCTGTGTGGCGTGAAGAGAGTTCTGCACTTCTCGGCAGAGTTTCTCTCCTCCCCCGGTCACCTGAAGGCAGTGCTGCTGGCGGCTTGGCCGTACGCTGCAGTTGCTGTGGGTTTCCTGGCGTTCGTGGTGTGGAATGATGGGGTTGTGGTGGGCGACCGGGCGAGTCACGAGGTCTGCCTCAACTTCCCCCAGATCTTCTATTTCTTCTGCTTCTGCCTCCTCCTGTCCTTCCCCGTCTCGCTGTGTTTCCAGCGCGTCCTCCGCTTCCTGCAGGCTGTGAGGAAGCAGCcgctgctcttcctcctcctcgccTCCGCCTCCTTACTCCTGGTGTGGAAGTTCACTCACGTTCACAAGTACCTGCTGGCAGACAATCGCCACTACCCTTTCTACGTGTGGAAGAACCTCTTCCGGAGGCACCAGCTGGTCCGCTTCCTCCTGGTTCCGGCGTACATCTACGCAGGCTGGAATTTCCTGGACTCCTTGAAATCGCGCTCGCTCTTCTGGACTCTGGCTTTCTTCAGCTGCCTCCTGGTGTCCACCGTCCCTCAGAAGCTCCTGGAGTTCAGGTACTTCATTGTCCCGTACCTGATGTACCGCCTGCACATGCCGCTGCCGTCCCTGCCCCGCCTCGCCATGGAGTTCCTGCTGTACGCGGTGGTGAACGCCGTCACTATCTACATTTTCATCGCCAAGACCTTTCGCTGGCCGTACAGCGTGGAAACGCAGCGCTTCATGTGGTGA
- the tprkb gene encoding EKC/KEOPS complex subunit TPRKB: MHFTQKLELFPEQHVTQMLFKDVNNAAELRQDAVEGNIHAALINPTMLLSPFQALLAANKAIHSQSIGKMKTRSLNSEIIFNLSPTNNISEAFKRFGISHQDRSLLVVVVHSRDDSEVLSHIAIRVDGQEVPVEEFSSFSDPAKIRKLYKVSPQEESGGLLDAVVCRMATKDVM, encoded by the exons atgcatttcacacaaaagctGGAGCTTTTCCCTGAGCAGCACGTGACTCAGATGCTTTTTAAAGACGTAAATAACGCGGCGGAGCTGAGGCAGGACGCCGTGGAGGGGAACATCCACGCCGCTCTCATCAACCCGACCATG CTGCTAAGTCCTTTCCAGGCGCTGCTGGCTGCAAATAAAGccattcattcacaaagcatcGGAAAAATGAAGACGAGAAGTTTGAACTCGGAGATCATCTTCAACCTCTCACCGACCAATAAT ATTTCAGAGGCCTTCAAACGCTTCGGGATCTCCCATCAGGACCGCTCCCTTCTGGTGGTCGTGGTTCACAGCAGAGACGACTCCGAGGTCTTGTCCCACATCGCCATCAGGGTGGACGGGCAGGAGGTCCCAGTGGAAGAGTTTTCCTCCTTTTCGGATCCTGCAAAGATCAGAAAG ctgTACAAAGTGAGTCCTCAGGAGGAGAGCGGCGGCCTGCTGGACGCCGTCGTCTGCAGGATGGCCACTAAAGACGTCATGTAG